A part of Myxococcales bacterium genomic DNA contains:
- a CDS encoding BlaI/MecI/CopY family transcriptional regulator, which yields MVRPRQPGLTQNELEVIKILWENSPLTVSELRELLKRKPKPAYTSLLTLMQAMERKGYVSHKVLGKAYAYLPVLKRENFLTIEIKRIAKSLFGGSPGELVLNLVEREQLNKKEIASLKKLLEEK from the coding sequence ATGGTACGCCCCCGTCAACCTGGACTGACCCAAAATGAACTTGAAGTAATAAAAATACTTTGGGAAAACTCCCCCCTCACTGTTTCTGAACTAAGAGAATTATTAAAACGAAAACCAAAACCGGCCTACACTTCGCTGTTAACGCTCATGCAGGCTATGGAAAGAAAAGGCTATGTTTCACACAAAGTTTTGGGCAAAGCCTATGCTTATTTGCCTGTACTCAAGAGAGAAAATTTCCTTACCATCGAAATTAAGAGAATTGCCAAAAGCCTCTTTGGCGGAAGTCCTGGCGAGTTGGTGCTGAATCTTGTTGAGCGCGAGCAACTGAATAAAAAAGAAATAGCTTCCTTGAAAAAGCTACTAGAAGAAAAGTAA